A single window of Hymenobacter sp. APR13 DNA harbors:
- a CDS encoding T9SS type A sorting domain-containing protein: MKKHYVLVSALLLAAATSRGQGTELFLSEYTEGAHQSGISYNGGVSNSTGNERALEIFNPTSSSVSLNAYSIRRYSNGSATVTEEEKLQRTTGANTLNSAAAFVYANGEATITAIVSKANQLAASPVATVGPNTLVRGGVAYHNGDDALALVRWTSGTAGVGTPVLVDIFGVIGFQPRPAGGGTGTGQWSGTNAADPPVNGQTTPPLVASANQSLIRRATVSSGTRVNPASATYNIADQWQAYSYAFPPGGTSDPAAQSYSRLGEHNDYTGPFGTYGPLKVLEKFNNGISVYPNPASGTAFVELKDVKVGSIVVMNNLGQSISAQPQGLSTEKITLDISGLKAGLYFVQFISKDGQTKLYKELMVK, from the coding sequence ATGAAAAAACATTACGTATTAGTGTCGGCGCTGCTGCTGGCAGCGGCTACTTCCCGCGGCCAGGGCACCGAACTGTTCCTGTCGGAATACACCGAGGGTGCTCACCAGTCGGGCATCAGCTACAACGGCGGCGTTTCCAACTCCACCGGCAACGAGCGGGCCCTGGAGATTTTCAACCCCACGTCTTCGTCGGTCAGCCTGAACGCCTACTCCATCCGGCGCTATTCCAACGGCAGCGCTACCGTAACTGAAGAAGAGAAGCTGCAGCGCACCACCGGGGCCAATACCCTGAACTCTGCTGCTGCCTTCGTGTACGCCAACGGCGAAGCAACTATTACGGCCATCGTGAGCAAAGCCAACCAGCTGGCGGCTTCCCCCGTGGCTACTGTCGGCCCCAACACGCTGGTGCGTGGCGGCGTGGCCTACCATAACGGCGACGACGCCCTGGCCCTTGTTCGCTGGACCAGCGGCACGGCTGGTGTCGGTACGCCAGTATTGGTTGACATCTTCGGCGTTATTGGCTTCCAGCCTCGGCCAGCCGGCGGTGGCACGGGCACCGGCCAATGGAGCGGCACCAATGCCGCCGACCCGCCCGTGAACGGCCAGACGACTCCGCCGCTGGTAGCCTCGGCCAACCAGTCGCTGATTCGCCGCGCTACGGTTTCGAGCGGCACGCGCGTGAATCCGGCTTCGGCCACCTACAACATTGCCGATCAGTGGCAGGCGTACAGCTACGCTTTCCCTCCCGGAGGCACTTCTGACCCGGCTGCCCAGAGCTACTCCCGCCTCGGCGAGCACAACGACTACACCGGCCCGTTCGGTACCTACGGCCCGCTGAAGGTGCTGGAGAAATTCAACAACGGCATCAGCGTGTATCCTAACCCCGCCAGCGGCACGGCGTTCGTCGAGCTGAAGGATGTGAAGGTGGGCTCCATCGTGGTGATGAACAACCTCGGCCAGTCCATTTCGGCGCAGCCACAGGGCCTGTCGACGGAGAAAATTACGCTGGATATTTCCGGCCTGAAAGCCGGTTTGTACTTCGTGCAGTTTATCTCAAAAGACGGCCAGACCAAGCTCTACAAAGAGCTGATGGTGAAGTAA
- the thiL gene encoding thiamine-phosphate kinase encodes MSDVTPLDKVGEFGLIRRIQETVHLQQPSTILGIGDDAAILAPPAGQEVVISTDLLVEGVHFDLTFCPLKHLGYKAVAVNVSDVAAMNALPTQIVVALSVPSRFSVEAVEELYEGIRLACEAYNVDVVGGDTTGSRSGLTIGITALGLAEAGKAVRRSGAGPNDLLCVTGDLGGAYLGLQVLEREKQAWQADPETQPELGKYPYVLQRQLRPEARMDVVHELRDLGVVPTSMIDISDGLASEVLHLCAASGTGARVFTENLPIANPTLEVAEEFNLDPIMCMLNGGEDYELLFTVPLSAHDKIKNHPDITIIGHMVDKSEGANLITKAGQPIPLRAQGFNHFDH; translated from the coding sequence ATGAGCGACGTAACCCCCCTTGATAAAGTAGGCGAATTCGGGTTGATTCGCCGGATTCAGGAAACCGTACACCTGCAGCAGCCCAGCACCATCCTCGGCATCGGCGACGACGCGGCCATCCTCGCGCCCCCGGCCGGGCAGGAAGTGGTTATCAGCACCGACCTGCTGGTGGAGGGTGTGCATTTTGACCTCACGTTCTGCCCCCTCAAGCACCTGGGCTACAAAGCCGTGGCCGTAAACGTATCGGACGTGGCGGCCATGAACGCCCTGCCCACCCAGATTGTGGTGGCCTTGAGCGTGCCCTCTCGCTTCTCCGTAGAAGCCGTGGAGGAACTCTACGAAGGCATCCGGCTGGCCTGCGAGGCCTACAACGTGGACGTAGTGGGCGGCGACACCACCGGCAGTCGCTCGGGCCTGACCATCGGCATCACGGCCCTGGGCTTGGCTGAAGCCGGCAAAGCCGTGCGCCGCAGCGGGGCCGGCCCCAACGACCTGCTCTGCGTGACGGGCGACCTGGGCGGGGCCTACCTGGGCCTGCAGGTGCTGGAGCGCGAAAAGCAAGCCTGGCAGGCCGACCCCGAAACCCAGCCCGAGCTCGGCAAGTACCCCTACGTGCTCCAGCGCCAGCTCCGCCCCGAAGCCCGCATGGACGTGGTGCACGAGCTGCGCGACCTGGGCGTGGTGCCCACCAGCATGATTGACATTTCCGACGGGCTGGCCTCCGAGGTGCTGCACCTGTGCGCCGCCAGCGGCACCGGGGCCCGCGTGTTCACCGAAAACCTGCCCATTGCCAACCCCACGCTGGAAGTAGCCGAGGAGTTCAACCTCGACCCCATCATGTGCATGCTCAACGGCGGCGAGGACTACGAGCTGCTCTTCACCGTGCCCTTGTCGGCCCACGACAAAATCAAGAACCACCCCGATATCACCATCATCGGCCACATGGTAGACAAGAGCGAAGGCGCGAACCTCATCACCAAAGCCGGCCAGCCCATCCCGCTGCGGGCCCAGGGGTTCAACCACTTTGATCACTGA
- the rlmD gene encoding 23S rRNA (uracil(1939)-C(5))-methyltransferase RlmD, which produces MRKSVKNIPAELLREVEITDMVAEGKCLVRRENLVIFVTQVAPGDVVDLRVTKAKKNFLEAVPTHFHKYSELRVQPFCEHFGTCGGCKWQHLGYETQLQFKHQQVADTLQRIGKVALPEILPIQPSPDQTYYRNKLEYTFSHNGWLTNEQIASGHNYERRVLGFHTPGRFDKILDINHCWLQPDPSNQIRLAVRDYALEHDLPFNNLVTQEGFLRNLIIRTANTGDLMVILQCYYAHDALFPLLDFLHERFPQITSLNYVLNDKGNETFHDLEVVCYKGEPHIHEEMEGLRFRVGPKSFYQTNSDGAFNLYKITRDFAQLTGSELVYDLYTGAGTIANFVARQAKHVVGVEYVESAVKDAYINSEINGTTNTEFYAGDMKDVLNAEFIQKHGRPDVVITDPPRAGMHPDVVARLLEMRAPRIVYVSCNPGTQARDLELLDEAYKVVKVQPVDMFPHTHHVENVVLLELR; this is translated from the coding sequence GTGAGAAAATCCGTTAAAAACATCCCGGCGGAGCTGCTCCGCGAAGTCGAAATTACCGACATGGTGGCCGAGGGCAAATGCCTGGTGCGCCGCGAGAACCTGGTCATCTTTGTGACGCAAGTGGCCCCCGGCGACGTGGTGGACCTGCGCGTGACCAAGGCCAAAAAGAACTTCCTGGAAGCCGTGCCCACGCACTTCCACAAGTATTCGGAGTTGCGCGTGCAGCCGTTTTGCGAGCATTTCGGCACCTGCGGGGGCTGCAAGTGGCAGCATTTGGGCTACGAAACCCAGCTGCAGTTCAAGCACCAGCAGGTGGCCGACACCCTGCAGCGCATCGGCAAGGTGGCCCTGCCCGAAATTCTGCCGATTCAGCCTTCCCCCGACCAGACCTACTACCGCAACAAGCTGGAGTACACCTTCAGCCACAACGGCTGGCTCACCAACGAGCAGATTGCCAGCGGCCACAACTACGAGCGGCGCGTGCTGGGCTTCCACACCCCCGGCCGCTTCGATAAGATTCTCGACATCAACCACTGCTGGCTGCAGCCCGACCCCAGCAACCAGATCCGGCTGGCTGTGCGCGACTACGCCCTGGAGCACGACCTGCCCTTCAACAACCTCGTGACCCAGGAAGGCTTCCTGCGCAACCTCATCATCCGCACGGCCAACACCGGCGACCTGATGGTGATTCTGCAGTGCTACTATGCCCACGACGCGCTATTTCCCCTGCTGGATTTCCTGCACGAGCGGTTCCCGCAAATCACCTCCCTCAACTACGTGCTCAACGACAAGGGCAACGAAACCTTCCACGACCTGGAGGTGGTGTGCTACAAGGGCGAGCCGCACATTCACGAGGAAATGGAAGGCCTGCGCTTCCGCGTCGGCCCGAAATCCTTCTACCAGACCAACTCCGACGGGGCCTTCAACCTCTACAAAATCACCCGCGACTTCGCCCAGCTCACCGGCTCGGAGCTGGTGTATGACCTCTACACCGGGGCCGGCACCATCGCCAACTTCGTGGCCCGGCAGGCGAAACACGTAGTGGGCGTGGAGTATGTGGAATCGGCCGTGAAGGACGCCTACATCAACTCCGAAATCAACGGCACCACCAACACCGAGTTCTACGCCGGCGACATGAAGGACGTGCTCAACGCCGAGTTCATCCAGAAGCACGGCCGTCCCGACGTCGTCATCACCGACCCGCCCCGCGCCGGCATGCACCCCGACGTAGTGGCCCGCCTCCTCGAAATGCGCGCCCCCCGCATCGTGTACGTCAGCTGCAACCCCGGCACCCAGGCCCGCGACCTGGAGTTGCTGGACGAAGCGTATAAAGTAGTGAAAGTGCAGCCCGTAGACATGTTCCCCCACACCCACCATGTGGAGAATGTGGTGTTGCTGGAGTTGCGGTAA
- a CDS encoding gliding motility-associated C-terminal domain-containing protein yields the protein MRQTVLRAICFLLLLAGLSPGWAVASHLLGGEMRYQYLDANGPANARYRYRVTVLVYLNWECPPAGGSSSTQSNVPDGRCNIFLNIYDKATRQRIASNEGANTFPCTQVSCSTLQNPIQNDQQQAGTFRLPRISNPSITPPQPGGCSIPPGSVPPVRLARYEAIVNLPVSFDGYYAVYTDGTRNFNIDNLQNPSNQNQTLFVEMAPPLLPNSSPTFSDTAVVVICQGDTSILVNNAVDPDGDRLIYSFSTPYNGNQGSAATFVAPPSVTYANTGGFSATTPFGTGAGNYAFLNASNGISRYATSRVGRYVVAVEVKEYRTINGAEVLIGSTRREIQLVSRTCSPNNSPQFTAATTAQPRLFTVEEGQPVSFNLGATDADGNPINLRVNSVLLDGSGPFNATFAGSQGTVLPGAVTGSATIQGAGAVNGQFVFNTQCGNGRATPYDVVVTATDVACGAKSVADVFQIQVTKALGPTSISGNDVICDRTVAQQYTAGGPTASSYRWTVQGGTIQGPATNNTVQVLWTGTGAGRLVLRGVSAFGCPTDSVVRIIDVRPAGALAVTPTATAICPGGSTSLTATGSTTYQWTSSTGQTFTGSTITVSPAVTTTYTVSTFDGICTTTRQATVTVNPAAVANAGTDVATCSGVSASIGTAALAGYTYQWSPATGLSNTSAAQPTFVLSNTTNTAQTFAYTVTATTAQGCVARDSVRITLNPAAVANAGADRAVCSGTPTSIGSASLVGYTYQWSPATGLSSATAANPTVTLTNTGSAPQTFTYIVTATTANSCVSRDTVRVTINPAAVATAGTDRAVCSGETTTLGAASLVGYTYQWSPATGLSSATAANPTFSLTNTGTTAQVLTYTVMATTAEGCVAQSTVRITLNPAAIANAGPDATLCDRQSTTLGSAALTGYRYQWSPAANLSSATTARPVFTGVNTTQTPLTLTYILTATSAQNCVARDTVRILVNPRPLPDSIQGSASVCPTVQGIAYSIRAPRSTAYQWLVTGGTIASGQGTAAITVNWGGASATASVQAFRLNAEGCSSDTVRFPVRINQQLVTQRPTGPLRVCLADGPFTYQTQLTNGSTYGWQIVGGTQLSTSQNTVQVNFTRPGIAKLVVTESSNPAGGRCLGQSDTLYVTVLPSPAANLAISGPARACASQTAAQFALAGTAGSTYAWTVNGAPQTVTASTLSVPTAVGTYNITARETNTSLCAGPVFTKTFVVVPPLAIAGPASYCPASRTGLRYSTAALSGGQYQWTITGGTITSGQGTPTITVDVPAGAANATLSVSETTSTACAATFTIRPDNATVALNVASVDLQDDRKINLALNVPNNTGNANRVQILRRVAGSTSAFATVGNVPNTATTFIDTGVDADAAAYEYRVELTNACGDLLASTQHTTIRTQALAAEGGAGRDEGKVTVSWNAYQGFAVQQYRLYRRAANGTAELVQTVAGTATSVQLTTGSAGFDQCFRIEAVGPGTLTSTSNEACVQFANDLVFYNVVTPNGDNLNDQFIIKNVELYPGNSLAIFNRWGKEVYKASSYRNTFDASTTSAGVYYYLLKLPDGRSFKGWFDVVK from the coding sequence ATGCGCCAAACTGTACTCCGCGCCATATGCTTCCTGTTGCTGCTGGCAGGGCTGAGCCCCGGGTGGGCCGTTGCCTCTCACCTATTGGGCGGCGAGATGCGCTATCAGTATCTGGATGCCAACGGCCCGGCCAACGCCCGCTACCGGTACCGCGTTACGGTGCTTGTGTATCTGAACTGGGAATGCCCGCCGGCTGGCGGCTCGTCCAGCACGCAGTCCAACGTGCCCGACGGGCGTTGCAACATCTTCCTCAACATCTACGACAAAGCCACCCGGCAGCGCATTGCCAGCAACGAAGGGGCCAACACCTTCCCCTGCACGCAGGTCAGCTGCTCGACGCTGCAGAACCCCATCCAGAACGACCAGCAGCAGGCGGGCACGTTCCGGCTGCCGCGCATTTCCAACCCCAGCATCACGCCGCCGCAGCCCGGCGGCTGCAGCATCCCGCCCGGCTCGGTACCGCCCGTGCGCCTGGCCCGCTACGAGGCCATCGTGAACCTGCCCGTGTCGTTTGATGGCTACTACGCCGTGTACACCGACGGCACGCGCAACTTCAACATCGACAACCTGCAGAACCCCAGCAACCAGAACCAGACGCTGTTTGTGGAAATGGCGCCGCCGCTGCTGCCCAACTCCTCGCCTACCTTCTCCGATACGGCCGTCGTCGTTATCTGCCAGGGCGACACCAGCATTCTGGTCAACAACGCCGTCGACCCCGACGGTGACCGGCTGATTTACTCGTTCAGCACCCCCTACAACGGCAACCAGGGCTCAGCAGCCACCTTTGTGGCGCCGCCCAGCGTCACGTATGCCAACACCGGCGGCTTCTCGGCCACCACACCGTTTGGCACCGGCGCCGGCAACTACGCCTTTCTAAATGCCAGCAACGGCATCAGCCGCTACGCCACCTCACGCGTGGGCCGCTATGTGGTGGCCGTGGAAGTCAAGGAATACCGCACCATCAACGGCGCGGAGGTTTTGATTGGCTCGACGAGGCGCGAAATTCAGCTGGTGTCGCGCACCTGCTCGCCCAACAACTCGCCGCAGTTTACGGCCGCCACCACCGCGCAGCCGCGGCTGTTTACCGTGGAGGAAGGCCAGCCGGTCAGCTTCAACCTGGGCGCCACTGATGCCGATGGCAACCCCATCAACCTGCGTGTCAACAGCGTGCTGCTTGATGGCAGCGGCCCGTTCAATGCCACCTTCGCCGGCAGCCAGGGCACCGTGCTGCCGGGCGCCGTGACCGGCAGCGCCACCATCCAGGGGGCGGGTGCCGTCAACGGGCAGTTTGTGTTCAACACCCAGTGCGGCAACGGCCGCGCCACACCCTACGACGTGGTAGTAACCGCCACCGACGTAGCCTGCGGCGCGAAAAGCGTGGCCGACGTGTTCCAGATTCAGGTGACGAAGGCCCTGGGGCCAACCAGCATCAGCGGCAACGACGTTATCTGCGACCGAACTGTAGCCCAGCAGTATACGGCGGGCGGCCCCACGGCCAGCTCCTACCGCTGGACGGTGCAGGGCGGCACCATTCAGGGCCCGGCCACCAACAACACCGTGCAGGTGCTCTGGACCGGCACCGGCGCTGGCCGCCTGGTTTTGCGCGGCGTATCGGCGTTCGGCTGCCCTACTGATTCGGTGGTGCGCATCATCGATGTGCGGCCGGCCGGTGCGCTGGCCGTGACGCCAACCGCCACCGCCATCTGCCCGGGCGGCTCCACTTCCCTCACGGCTACCGGCAGCACCACCTACCAGTGGACTTCCAGCACCGGCCAGACGTTCACGGGCAGCACCATCACCGTCTCGCCGGCCGTAACGACCACTTACACGGTATCGACGTTCGACGGCATCTGCACCACTACGCGCCAGGCCACCGTGACCGTCAACCCGGCGGCCGTGGCCAATGCCGGCACCGATGTGGCTACCTGCTCCGGCGTGTCTGCGTCGATTGGCACGGCTGCCCTGGCCGGCTACACCTATCAGTGGAGCCCCGCTACCGGCCTGAGCAACACCAGCGCCGCGCAGCCCACCTTCGTGCTGAGCAACACCACCAACACGGCGCAGACCTTCGCCTACACCGTAACGGCCACCACGGCCCAGGGCTGTGTGGCCCGCGACTCGGTGCGCATCACGCTGAATCCCGCCGCTGTGGCTAATGCCGGCGCCGACCGCGCCGTGTGCTCCGGTACGCCTACTTCGATTGGCTCGGCCTCGCTCGTGGGCTACACCTATCAGTGGAGCCCGGCCACCGGCCTGAGCAGCGCCACCGCCGCCAACCCGACGGTTACGCTCACCAACACCGGCAGCGCGCCGCAGACGTTCACCTACATCGTCACGGCCACTACCGCCAACAGCTGCGTGAGCCGCGACACGGTGCGCGTCACCATCAACCCGGCCGCCGTGGCCACGGCCGGCACCGACCGGGCCGTATGCTCGGGCGAAACCACCACGCTGGGCGCCGCCTCATTGGTGGGCTACACCTACCAGTGGAGCCCGGCCACCGGCCTGAGCAGCGCTACGGCTGCCAACCCGACTTTCAGCCTGACCAACACTGGCACTACGGCGCAGGTGCTCACCTACACGGTCATGGCTACTACGGCTGAGGGCTGCGTGGCCCAAAGCACGGTGCGCATCACGCTCAACCCGGCCGCCATTGCCAACGCCGGCCCCGACGCCACGCTCTGCGACCGGCAGTCGACAACGCTGGGCAGCGCGGCCCTCACCGGCTACCGCTACCAGTGGAGCCCGGCCGCCAACCTGAGCAGCGCCACCACGGCCCGCCCGGTATTCACGGGCGTGAACACCACCCAAACGCCGCTCACGCTCACCTACATCCTCACGGCTACCAGCGCGCAGAACTGCGTGGCCCGCGACACGGTGCGCATCCTCGTCAACCCGCGGCCGCTGCCCGACAGCATCCAGGGCTCGGCTTCGGTGTGCCCCACGGTGCAGGGCATTGCCTACAGCATCCGGGCGCCGCGCTCCACGGCGTACCAGTGGCTTGTGACTGGCGGCACCATTGCCAGCGGCCAGGGCACGGCGGCCATCACCGTGAACTGGGGCGGGGCTTCCGCCACGGCCAGCGTGCAGGCGTTCCGGCTGAATGCTGAAGGCTGCTCGTCGGATACCGTACGGTTCCCGGTACGCATCAATCAGCAGCTCGTGACGCAGCGGCCCACCGGTCCGCTGCGTGTGTGCCTCGCCGATGGCCCCTTCACCTACCAGACCCAGCTCACCAACGGCTCCACCTACGGCTGGCAGATTGTGGGCGGCACCCAGCTGAGCACCAGCCAGAACACGGTGCAGGTGAACTTCACCCGGCCCGGCATTGCCAAGCTGGTCGTGACGGAATCCAGCAACCCGGCCGGCGGCCGCTGCCTGGGCCAGAGCGACACGCTTTACGTGACGGTACTGCCGTCGCCGGCCGCTAACCTGGCCATCAGCGGCCCGGCCCGGGCCTGCGCCAGCCAGACGGCAGCGCAGTTTGCACTGGCCGGCACCGCCGGCTCCACCTACGCCTGGACCGTGAACGGCGCGCCCCAGACGGTTACGGCCAGCACCCTGAGCGTACCGACCGCCGTGGGCACCTACAACATCACGGCCCGCGAAACCAACACCAGCCTGTGCGCCGGGCCAGTGTTCACCAAAACCTTCGTGGTCGTGCCGCCGCTGGCTATTGCCGGTCCGGCTAGCTACTGCCCAGCCAGCCGCACCGGCCTGCGCTACAGCACCGCGGCCCTCAGCGGAGGCCAGTACCAATGGACGATAACGGGCGGCACCATCACCAGCGGCCAGGGCACGCCCACCATAACGGTTGACGTGCCGGCCGGCGCGGCCAACGCTACGCTCAGCGTCTCGGAAACTACCAGCACCGCCTGCGCCGCCACCTTCACCATCCGCCCCGACAACGCCACCGTGGCACTGAACGTGGCCTCGGTGGATTTGCAGGATGACCGCAAAATCAACCTCGCGCTCAACGTGCCCAACAACACCGGCAACGCCAACCGCGTGCAGATTCTGCGCCGCGTGGCGGGCAGCACCTCGGCCTTCGCCACCGTGGGCAACGTGCCCAACACCGCCACCACCTTCATCGATACCGGCGTGGATGCCGATGCCGCCGCCTACGAGTACCGCGTGGAGCTGACCAATGCCTGCGGCGACCTGCTGGCCAGCACCCAGCATACCACCATCCGGACCCAGGCGCTGGCCGCAGAGGGCGGTGCGGGCCGCGACGAAGGCAAGGTGACGGTGAGCTGGAACGCCTACCAGGGCTTTGCCGTGCAGCAGTACCGACTCTACCGCCGGGCCGCCAACGGCACCGCCGAGCTGGTGCAGACCGTGGCCGGCACCGCCACCAGCGTGCAGCTCACCACGGGCAGCGCTGGCTTCGACCAATGCTTCCGGATTGAAGCCGTTGGCCCGGGCACGCTCACGTCCACGTCCAACGAGGCCTGCGTGCAGTTCGCCAACGACCTGGTGTTCTACAACGTGGTGACGCCCAACGGCGACAACCTCAACGACCAGTTCATCATCAAAAACGTGGAGCTCTACCCCGGCAACTCGCTGGCCATCTTCAACCGCTGGGGCAAGGAAGTCTACAAAGCCAGCAGCTACCGCAACACCTTTGACGCCAGCACCACCTCGGCCGGCGTCTACTACTACTTGCTGAAGCTGCCCGACGGCCGCTCCTTCAAAGGCTGGTTCGACGTGGTGAAATAG
- a CDS encoding GEVED domain-containing protein: MITTLRIRRSAPFLLCSLLGLLPLGSTAWAQCPATASACTPGAAPASNIPFGMGILNVTLGTINSTTGGVQEGFQDYSCTVGTTLTAGQSYPISIRTNANANENVRVWLDLNNDGTLNPTTEMVFSSISARVHTGTISLPASAVLGTRLRLRVAADYVNAPIPGPCSTSQYSQTEDYAVTVQANTAAPVAEFVANQTLTCSGCVQFTDQSQNAPTSWLWNFGDNTTSTQQSPNHCYSTPGTYTVTLTATNAAGSNVRTRASYIVYDNAVPVAASCTPTTAAYCCGYGITQFTLGPLSKTSQDGQASYEDFTCTSRAQLTEGNSYPISFGTATNPQDIRVWLDLNNDGIFTSNELLYTALNRTNPAGTVLIPATALKNVPLRLRVLADFVGGAATACATPQLGQIEDYTVTVRANTTPPVAAFSSNHVPGNCQNPVQFTDQSQNAPTSWLWNFGDNTTSTLQNPSHQYATGGAFTVTLTTTNAFGSNTISKTNAVVLMVPCVRYCEATGTTPNIWLTTVATRRGTAIDFTNTSGANANGYGNFVDKVIPLYQGTNTFLDMSVNANFQHLLWAWVDWNRNGTFEASELLANTATSATTLTAGFTVPTNPAFRGLTRMRVMVRLNNLPTPNPCQVNQNNSETEDYSVLVSQPQSSMEARTLPALSVFPNPTTDGRLHLRLPDPTAAGTYAVRVENLLGALVQETTLRLSPSQDAELNLAGLPRGLYVLRLQNADGQTAVRRVQLQ; encoded by the coding sequence GTGCCTGCACGCCCGGCGCGGCACCAGCCTCCAACATACCCTTTGGGATGGGCATTCTCAACGTGACGCTGGGCACCATCAACAGCACCACCGGCGGTGTTCAGGAAGGCTTTCAGGACTACTCCTGCACGGTGGGCACCACGCTTACGGCGGGCCAGAGCTACCCTATCAGCATCCGCACCAACGCTAATGCCAACGAGAACGTGCGCGTGTGGCTGGACCTCAACAACGACGGCACCCTCAACCCCACCACCGAAATGGTGTTCAGCTCCATTTCGGCCCGGGTACACACCGGCACCATCTCGCTGCCCGCCTCGGCGGTGCTGGGCACCCGCCTGCGCCTGCGTGTGGCCGCCGACTACGTAAATGCGCCCATTCCGGGCCCGTGCAGCACGTCCCAATATTCGCAGACCGAAGATTACGCTGTGACGGTGCAGGCCAACACGGCGGCGCCCGTAGCCGAGTTCGTGGCAAACCAGACCCTGACCTGCTCGGGCTGCGTGCAGTTCACCGACCAGAGCCAGAACGCGCCTACCAGCTGGCTCTGGAACTTCGGCGACAACACCACCAGCACTCAGCAAAGCCCCAACCACTGCTACTCTACGCCGGGCACCTACACCGTCACGCTCACGGCTACCAACGCGGCCGGTAGCAACGTGCGCACCCGCGCCAGCTACATCGTGTATGACAACGCCGTGCCGGTGGCCGCTTCCTGCACCCCCACCACGGCGGCCTATTGCTGCGGCTACGGCATCACGCAGTTTACGCTGGGCCCGCTTAGCAAGACTTCCCAAGATGGGCAGGCCAGCTACGAGGACTTCACCTGCACCAGCCGGGCGCAGCTGACCGAAGGCAACTCCTACCCCATCAGCTTTGGCACCGCCACCAATCCGCAGGATATCCGGGTGTGGCTGGACCTTAATAATGACGGCATCTTCACGAGCAACGAGCTGCTGTACACAGCCCTTAACCGCACCAATCCGGCCGGTACAGTGCTGATTCCGGCCACGGCGCTCAAGAATGTGCCGCTGCGCCTGCGGGTGCTGGCCGACTTCGTGGGCGGGGCCGCCACGGCCTGCGCCACGCCGCAGCTGGGCCAGATTGAGGACTATACCGTGACAGTGCGCGCCAACACAACCCCACCGGTGGCGGCGTTCAGCTCCAACCACGTGCCCGGCAACTGCCAGAACCCGGTGCAGTTCACCGACCAGAGCCAGAACGCGCCCACCAGCTGGCTCTGGAACTTCGGCGACAACACCACCAGCACCCTGCAGAACCCCAGCCACCAGTATGCCACCGGCGGGGCCTTCACTGTCACGCTCACCACCACCAATGCCTTCGGCTCCAACACAATCAGCAAAACCAACGCCGTGGTGCTGATGGTGCCCTGCGTGCGCTACTGTGAGGCCACCGGCACCACCCCCAATATATGGCTGACCACCGTGGCCACGCGCCGCGGCACGGCCATCGACTTCACCAACACTTCGGGCGCCAACGCCAACGGCTACGGCAACTTCGTGGACAAGGTGATTCCGCTGTACCAGGGCACCAACACCTTCCTGGACATGAGCGTGAATGCCAACTTCCAGCACCTGCTCTGGGCCTGGGTTGACTGGAACCGCAACGGCACGTTTGAGGCCTCGGAGCTGCTGGCCAACACGGCCACGTCGGCCACGACCCTCACGGCGGGCTTCACAGTGCCTACTAACCCGGCTTTCCGGGGCCTGACGCGCATGCGGGTGATGGTGCGCCTCAACAACCTGCCCACGCCCAACCCCTGCCAGGTAAACCAGAACAACTCGGAAACCGAGGACTACTCGGTGCTGGTCAGCCAGCCGCAGTCGTCGATGGAGGCCCGCACGCTGCCCGCCCTGAGCGTGTTCCCGAACCCCACTACCGATGGCCGCCTGCACCTGCGCCTGCCTGACCCCACGGCGGCCGGCACCTACGCCGTGCGGGTGGAGAACCTGCTTGGAGCCCTGGTTCAGGAAACCACCCTGCGCCTGAGCCCCAGCCAGGATGCCGAGCTGAACTTGGCCGGCCTGCCCCGCGGCCTGTATGTACTGCGCCTGCAAAATGCCGACGGCCAGACCGCCGTGCGCCGCGTGCAACTGCAATAA